In Triticum aestivum cultivar Chinese Spring chromosome 5B, IWGSC CS RefSeq v2.1, whole genome shotgun sequence, the following proteins share a genomic window:
- the LOC123116508 gene encoding uncharacterized protein: MTSLGLGGRSGEVATPAGGSSSSALAGRRIDGQIASSSLDKRNSSPYRQDDYSHCDNKEGYSGPDLPEDIWRHIYFLLPMQDAARAACVSHSFLCSWRCYPNLTFTNETMCSKEKLYERTVGPNVIRDYNKNIDRVVTYHSGAGVRKFRLQYYVIPDDAEPYHHLTSWLQIAVTPGIEELDLVVWTREATFISQKRRENTMFNFPCTLLSDTCQGSIRHLYLGNLGLHPTFQLGLRTLKTLHLSEVHITADELGCLLSNSFALAYLRLQYCYDILCLEIPRLLQRLRFLEVIECSLQVLEINAPNISRFRLMGHNVQLSLGKSWKMKNLMLNNRCAISYALDNLPSCAPKVETLTIRSGYEIINAPVISSKFLRLKILNILLFSWHNHRHYDYLSLVSFFEASTSLEKFALYVRAAQSKYDPFEGDPSSLRRMPEHYHGKLKSVEITGFYPQKSMLELTCHILEKTTSLRRLTLDTCPVNYRCSSIFHSKCAPMETADIREAHKSVLAVKTYIEEKVPSAVKFNVLEPCSRCYVL; encoded by the exons ATGGACAGATTGCCTCATCATCATTAGATAAAAGAAACAGCTCACCCTACCGACAGGACGATTATTCTCACTGTGACAACAAAGAAGGATATTCGGGACCCGACCTCCCAGAG GACATCTGGCGTCATATATATTTCCTACTGCCAATGCAAGATGCTGCCCGTGCTGCCTGTGTGTCTCACTCCTTTCTCTGCTCCTGGAGATGCTATCCCAATCTTACCTTCACTAATGAAACAATGTGCTCCAAAGAAAAGTTATATGAGAGAACAGTGGGACCGAATGTTATAAGAGACTACAACAAGAATATTGACCGTGTTGTAACATACCACTCAGGCGCTGGGGTGAGGAAATTCAGGCTTCAATACTATGTTATTCCTGATGATGCAGAACCGTATCATCATCTCACCAGTTGGCTCCAGATTGCGGTTACACCAGGGATTGAAGAACTTGATCTTGTAGTATGGACGAGAGAGGcaacatttatttcacaaaaaagAAGGGAAAATACAATGTTTAACTTTCCATGCACGCTTCTATCTGACACGTGTCAAGGCTCGATTCGGCATCTTTACCTTGGCAATTTGGGCTTGCATCCCACATTTCAACTTGGTTTGAGAACCCTGAAAACGCTGCATCTGAGTGAGGTGCATATTACGGCGGATGAGTTAGGGTGCCTTCTATCCAATTCCTTTGCTTTGGCATACTTGAGACTTCAATATTGTTATGACATCCTTTGCCTAGAGATACCTCGTTTGCTGCAGCGGCTCAGGTTCCTGGAGGTGATTGAATGTAGTCTTCAAGTGTTAGAGATCAATGCTCCAAATATTTCCAGATTCCGCTTAATGGGTCATAATGTGCAACTCTCGCTTGGAAAGTCGTGGAAAATGAAGAACCTGATGTTGAACAATAGGTGCGCCATCAGTTATGCTCTTGACAACCTTCCTTCCTGTGCGCCGAAAGTTGAGACTCTTACCATACGTTCTGGTTATGAG ATAATCAATGCACCAGTTATATCTAGCAAATTTCTCCGCCTCAAGATCTTGAATATTCTTCTTTTCTCATGGCATAATCACCGGCACTATGATTATTTATCCTTGGTTTCTTTTTTTGAAGCCTCTACTTCCTTGGAGAAATTTGCCTTGTAT GTACGGGCTGCGCAGTCCAAGTATGACCCGTTTGAGGGAGACCCCTCGTCTCTGAGGCGAATGCCAGAGCACTACCATGGCAAGCTCAAGAGTGTGGAGATCACTGGCTTCTACCCCCAAAAGAGCATGCTTGAGCTAACATGCCATATTCTTGAGAAGACAACATCACTTCGGCGCCTTACATTGGACACTTGTCCCGTGAATTATCGGTGTTCTAGCATATTTCACAGTAAATGCGCTCCAATGGAAACTGCGGATATAAGGGAGGCTCATAAATCAGTCTTGGCTGTGAAAACATATATTGAGGAGAAAGTTCCCTCTGCAGTCAAGTTCAACGTTCTGGAGCCTTGCAGCCGGTGCTATGTTTTGTGA